In Deltaproteobacteria bacterium, the following are encoded in one genomic region:
- a CDS encoding VCBS repeat-containing protein, whose product MQDSWDGLRNFVLIAVVLPILLGSCATIRKGTQAEPASKTVLQFTIASKGLPEGGMWKCTPAFADINNDGYLDMAAVRRLGKGARVWLGDGGTSWTDSSAGLTYDITCGGGVAFGDINNDNFLDLVVADHCTGVYTFLGDGKGNWTRTDTVLRPPAPEGITPDEEGFYIGTEDLALGDVNEDGFLDLVLAASDMGGFSVYLGDGSGKNWQAVPAGDGLPSGNDPEPGDEENGGWANQVMLADVNRDGHLDVVASYYRGPGVWLGDGKAHWVNSSEGLPRPIIGGLFRGIAVGDVNEDGLPDLAVANDVNGPEVYLQAQDGSWKSTADVLPSLEAGAVTVALGDLDGDGHLDLLVGGRPSEGYGDAYGLYVLLGDGKGGWQELHNTHLPSTGLSVTWGITIADVNNDGVPDFSAATGGTSSSKVREGPGSKVKSTSKLPRLQVWLTHLKK is encoded by the coding sequence ATGCAAGATTCCTGGGACGGTTTGCGAAATTTTGTACTCATTGCAGTTGTACTACCGATACTGCTCGGTTCTTGCGCCACAATACGCAAGGGCACGCAAGCAGAGCCTGCGAGCAAAACTGTTTTGCAGTTCACCATAGCATCTAAAGGCCTGCCTGAGGGGGGCATGTGGAAGTGTACGCCTGCCTTTGCCGATATAAACAACGACGGCTATCTGGATATGGCTGCTGTTCGCCGTCTGGGCAAGGGGGCCCGGGTGTGGCTTGGAGATGGCGGCACCTCGTGGACTGATTCTTCTGCAGGTCTCACCTATGACATAACCTGCGGTGGAGGTGTGGCTTTTGGTGATATCAACAATGACAACTTTCTGGATCTTGTTGTTGCTGATCATTGTACCGGGGTCTACACTTTCCTGGGTGACGGCAAAGGTAACTGGACAAGAACCGATACCGTACTGAGGCCACCCGCGCCTGAGGGAATCACCCCGGATGAAGAAGGGTTCTATATAGGTACAGAGGATCTCGCCCTGGGTGATGTGAATGAAGACGGTTTTCTGGACCTGGTGCTGGCTGCCTCTGATATGGGAGGATTCTCTGTTTACCTGGGGGATGGCTCGGGAAAAAATTGGCAGGCGGTGCCGGCGGGTGACGGTCTTCCCAGCGGCAATGACCCGGAGCCCGGGGATGAAGAAAATGGCGGCTGGGCCAATCAGGTGATGTTGGCGGATGTAAATCGAGATGGACACCTGGACGTGGTGGCCAGCTATTACAGGGGACCGGGCGTCTGGCTGGGAGATGGCAAGGCTCACTGGGTAAACTCATCTGAAGGCCTGCCCCGGCCCATTATTGGTGGACTTTTTCGTGGTATTGCTGTGGGGGATGTTAATGAAGACGGTCTCCCTGACCTGGCAGTGGCAAATGATGTCAACGGCCCAGAGGTATACTTGCAGGCCCAGGATGGCTCATGGAAATCAACAGCAGATGTGCTGCCGTCCCTGGAGGCCGGTGCCGTAACTGTAGCCCTGGGCGACCTGGATGGGGACGGCCATCTGGATTTGCTTGTTGGCGGCCGCCCTTCTGAGGGCTATGGAGACGCCTATGGATTATACGTCCTTCTGGGCGACGGCAAAGGGGGATGGCAAGAATTGCACAATACGCACCTTCCCTCTACAGGCCTGTCAGTTACCTGGGGAATTACCATAGCTGATGTCAACAACGATGGGGTGCCGGATTTTTCTGCTGCCACTGGCGGAACTTCCTCCAGCAAAGTAAGGGAAGGCCCTGGCAGCAAAGTGAAGAGTACTTCCAAGTTGCCGCGGTTGCAGGTATGGCTCACTCATCTAAAAAAGTGA